The Besnoitia besnoiti strain Bb-Ger1 chromosome IV, whole genome shotgun sequence genome contains a region encoding:
- a CDS encoding hypothetical protein (encoded by transcript BESB_051990), with the protein MNSSIVRLTREALGSPVAAALSVCSRLPSSFSQLNALSPAAQCRQQFGIPQRSIFACSRRRTVSAQKGIQPTSSGVRKQPVPPQSVGGRRFLGHLATRYTRTKSVCGGTSLMFIGTPSRSNGTVSAPEQSTSTDQKASRTVPPHGLACPTVWYASSQRTRLTRKRKHSTPHTPAPAACFVFQGLKKKLDDLVKSTAVVLFMKGSPQAPMCGFSARAVGILNSLEVEEYTFVDILQYPDVRAVAKKHFNWPTYPLLVVGGAVVGGVDIMEELNRAGELEDQLKKALTACREAESVSPAADTSTA; encoded by the exons ATGAACTCCTCGATCGTCCGTCTGACCCGGGAGGCTCTCGGCTCTCCAGTAGCCGCGGCACTGTCGGTTTGCTCCCGCCTGCCGAGCTCCTTCTCGCAGTTGAATGCCCTTTCACCAGCAGCGCAGTGCAGACAGCAGTTTGGAATTCCCCAGAGGAGCATTTTTGCCTGCTCCCGGCGGCGGACTGTCTCGGCGCAGAAGGGGATCCAACCGACCTCAAGCGGCGTTCGCAAACAGCCGGTGCCTCCCCAGTCCGTCGGGGGTCGACGCTTTCTGGGGCATCTGGCGACGCGCTACACAAGAACGAAATCTGTCTGTGGAGGCACGAGCCTCATGTTCATTGGCACTCCATCTCGTTCGAACGGGACTGTTTCCGCACCCGAGCAATCCACTAGCACAG ATCAGAAGGCCTCACGAACCGTTCCCCCACATGGTCTAGCGTGTCCAACTGTCTGGTATGCTTCTTCGCAGAGAACGCGGCTAACCCGGAAGCGGAAGCA CAGCACACCTCacacgcctgcgcccgctgcgtGCTTTGTTTTCCAGGGTCTGAAGAAGAAACTGGACGACCTGGTGAAGTCGACCGCTGTCGTGCTGTTCATGAAGGGCTCGCCACAGGCGCCGATGTGTGGATTCTCCGCGAGGGCGGTCGGCATACTGAATTCACTAGAGGTGGAGGAGTACACTTTCGTCGACATTCTGCAGTACCCAGATGTCCGGGCAGTCGCGAAAAAGCACTTCAACTGGCCGACTTACCCTTTGTTAGTtgtcggcggcgcagtcgTGGGTGGGGTGGATATCATGGAGGAGCTGAACAGGGCCGGCGAACTCGAGGACCAGCTCAAGAAGGCCCTCACTGCGTGcagggaggcagagagcgtTAGCCCAGCTGCAGACACGTCCACCGCCTAG
- a CDS encoding hypothetical protein (encoded by transcript BESB_052000): MPVPRDAEGEEPGRPLYSSHVTAGSSASAARNPTERPRIPGTVLHPDEIHDRTRHRVEYFEAKQATHYEKKERDAIRTQIGKEIRDKCRAELDDYYDCMCERTFTFVACRSFAAAVQKCIKKYERPEVMDKRWQEIALEREALGLSRINRRQRKYYNKYISDVDGSGWLPRRKTETTGPGDQGA, encoded by the exons ATGCCAGTTCCTAGGGATgccgaaggagaagagcCAGGGCGCCCGCTCTACAGTTCTCATGTGACGGCGGgttcttctgcctccgccgctcggaATCccacagagaggccgcgcatCCCCGGCACTGTTTTGCATCCTGACGAAATTCACGACCGAACTCGGCACCGCGTTGAGTATTTCGAAGCCAAGCAAGCCACACACtacgagaagaaggaaagagaCGCCATTCGCACCCAGATAGGGAAAGAAATCCGAGACAAATGCAG GGCGGAGCTTGATGACTACTACGACTGCATGTGCGAGCGCACGTTCACTTTCGTCGCTTGCCGGTCGTTTGCGGCTGCAGTGCAGAAGTGCATCAAGAAATACGAGAGGCCAGAG GTGATGGACAAGCGTTGGCAAGAAATCGCCCTCGAGCGCGAAGCGCTGGGACTCAGCCGCATCAACCGCCGTCAACGAAAGTACTACAACAAGTACATTTCGGACGT AGACGGGTCTGGCTGGCTGCCTCGACGAAAAACTGAGACTACAGGGCCTGGAGACCAGGGGGCGTGA
- a CDS encoding Hrf1 family protein (encoded by transcript BESB_051980) — protein MMAAPNSFVSSAGPQRFAWQGNPATSHLHPGAASSVAHQNEFVPSQHVRSRGVTNPSSGMLPPGMPLDVGAGQSSAPRPYHVGEAMAGSSAVWSSPFGRPQMDMRADDVTAGQIPGGANHQSEPMGGPRPDGGAPAPGANSDMQKAVMQMMFNTVADNLSTQAASQVSQLQKWFPSAIAVLRPYFSVSQTSVRQRLLQLLFPFLSLWRSTPAAGARSLPAKDFGGDSSHAGSNPLPRDLYTPLMALVTYVLLYALTRGAANDFRPELLGSTASIALLLLAAEVLVAKVSFYVSGAGAVSTLDLFSFCGYKYVHLALLIAVRLFLNALASLEGSRASGAAVPLSAEGAAEGSVEVIDGGEDAGIRAASPDAPGGQSAVESPQRGEALINGASITWIFTVAYVYLFACAAAELLVLLRGATTRCSQENEAAGWQVSRDASRLAGPKSVIFALTLLQVPLCWLLTPSFAAVKGT, from the coding sequence ATGATGGCGGCGCCTAACTCATTCGTCTCGTCTGCTGGCCCGCAGCGTTTTGCATGGCAGGGTAACCCGGCAACGTCCCATCTTCACCCTGGTGCTGCATCTTCCGTAGCTCATCAGAATGAGTTTGTACCGTCGCAGCACGTTCGCTCCCGAGGTGTAACCAACCCTTCTTCTGGCATGTTGCCGCCAGGAATGCCACTAGACGTTGGAGCAGGGCAatcgtcggcgccgcggccctaTCATGTGGGTGAGGCCATGGCTGGATCTTCTGCGGTGTGGAGTTCTCCTTTTGGGAGGCCTCAGATGGATATGAGAGCAGACGATGTAACGGCAGGTCAAATTCCAGGCGGCGCAAATCACCAATCAGAGCCGATGGGGGGACCGAGGCCGGACGGGGGGGCTCCAGCTCCAGGCGCGAACTCGGACATGCAGAAAGCCGTGATGCAAATGATGTTCAATACTGTGGCAGATAACCTGTCGACGCAGGCTGCATCTCAGGTGTCACAACTTCAGAAGTGGTTTCCGTCTGCCATTGCCGTGCTGCGGCCGTATTTCAGCGTCAGCCAGACAAGCGTCCGACAACGCCTTCTTCAGCTCCTTTTCCCATTTCTGTCTTTGTGGCGTTCCACCCCGGCTGCGGGTGCGCGGTCACTGCCTGCAAAAGATTTCGGGGGTGATAGTTCTCACGCGGGTTCGAACCCACTTCCTCGGGATCTGTATACGCCCCTCATGGCTTTAGTTACGTACGTCCTCCTCTACGCCTtgacgagaggcgcagcgaacgACTTCCGGCCCGAGCTGTTAGGCAGCACGGCGTCCATCGCCTTGTTGCTCCTCGCTGCAGAAGTTCTCGTTGCCAAAGTTTCCTTCTACGTCTCCGGAGCGGGGGCTGTGTCCACGCTCGAtctgttttctttctgcgGCTACAAGTACGTTCATCTGGCGCTTCTCATTGCCGTGCGTCTCTTTCTCAATGCGCTTGCCAGTTTGGAAGGTTCTCGCGCAAGTGGCGCCGCCGTTCCGCTTTCCGCAgagggcgctgcagaaggctCAGTCGAGGTTATCGATGGCGGAGAGGACGCTGGTATCCGCGCAGCGTCACCAGACGCTCCTGGAGGCCAGTCCGCTGTTGagtctccgcagcgaggGGAGGCTCTGATAAATGGTGCGAGCATTACGTGGATTTTCACAGTCGCCTATGTATATCTGTttgcgtgcgccgcggcggagctgctggTGCTCCTTAGAGGTGCCacgacgcgctgctcgcAGGAGAACGAGGCAGCTGGCTGGCAAGTCAGCCGGGATGCTAGTCGCCTGGCGGGACCAAAGTCTGTGATTTTTGCTTTAACACTTCTTCAGGTGCCTCTCTGCTGGCTCCTGACACCTTCCTTCGCTGCTGTGAAGGGTACTTGA